The Paenibacillus dendritiformis region CCCAAGACCTCATCGGCAATCGATGTAACCTTCTTTGAGTGGGTAACGATAATGACGCATTTGCCTTCCTCATGGGCAAGCGAAGTGAAAATCTTTAAAATTTCGACCTCCGTATCTTTGTCCAAATTTCCGGTTGGCTCGTCGGCTATGATAAGGTCTGGATGATGCGACAGCGCCCTTGCGATTCCAACGCGCTGCTGTTCGCCGCCCGATAACTTCAGTACCGGCCGATCGGCTGTTTCACGGTCAATCCCGACTTTTTCAAGAATTTCATAGGCAAATGCCTTCTTATCCTTTTCAGGGCTCTTGCTGATGTTCATCGACAGCACAATATTTTGAACCGCCGTAGCGTTTGTAAGCAGGTTATACGCCTGAAAGATAACGCCGATGCTTTTAGCCCTGTAATCGTCGCGGTCAATTTTTTTCAGATCATCGCCCCGATAATAAATCGCACCTTCCTTGCAAGTGTCAAGACCTGACATCAGCGACAGCAGGGTGGACTTGCCAGAACCCGACTTGCCAATAATCGTATATACCTTCCCTGGCTCGAACGCGGTGCTTACCTCTTTAAGAACGTGTTTTTTGGCGCCATCATATTTGTAGGAGACGTTTTTTAATGTCAATACACTCATATTTATCACTTAATTCCTTTCCATAAGAATTTTGATCGGTTCGTATTTGGTAATTCGGCTGATAGATATGAGACTGGCGACAGATACAAGCAGCAGCGCGATACCTATAATTTGAAGAGCCGCGTTCATATTCAAGGACAGATCGATGCTGCTGAGCGGTTCCACGTCGGTGCTGGAAAAGGAGCTCTGTGGAGCCATCATCATCATGCCTCCGCTTGGCTGATTCGCCGCCTCTTCTGCCAATTCAATCTGGTTGGCAAGCAAGGCATTGGTGACAGGCTGCGCAGACAGGCTGCCCACGCCAAGTCCGACCGCCAAACATACACAGGTGATTATCATGATTTCAGACCACAATCCAAAAGCGACCTTCCCTTTTTTCAGCCCCATGGCCCGAAGAACGCCGATTTCATATTTGCGCTCTCGGATAGACATCGAGGACAGAAGTGCGATAATGATGCCCCCGAGAATTAACACGACCGCCATGAATGTCACGGCCACGCCTTTGAGTCCTTCCACGGGACCGATGATTTTGTTATAGGAAGCCTCATCCGTAGTAACGTTAAAGGTTTGCTCCAACCCTTTATCATATACTTCCTCAGCGAAGGCATCCAACATGTCGGGTTGCTTCAAATAATAGGTCGCTTCAACCTTGATACCCGACATTTCTGGTTGAATTTCCTGTACAACCGTATCATAGGTCGTAAGTATTTCATTGCGGCGGTTGGTAAAAGCGTTTTTCATTGAGCCTTCAGCGTATTCATCCGTCACGTCATAATAGGTTCCCACTACGGTCAATTCATATGATATATCCGCGCGTTCCCCCTCCGCTCTATTGGTCAATTCACTATATAACGATAGCTTATCCCCGATTTGAATCCCGTTTTGCTCCGCCAAATCCGTACTAATGATAGCCTCGTTACGTTCTCCCGGCATTCTCCCTTCCGCAAGCTCCCGCATTCCACCCTCGAATTCAGTAAATTGATTTCCGAGAAGACTCAGCATGAACTGCATCGGTTCATCCTGGGACATACCCGGACCGCCACCCATCCTCATCATGCCGCTTCCCGGGCCAAGCTCCGCGTCAATCGCGGTTATGTTTTCGCTATTTACACCGGTTCTGGCCGTATATACGCTGTTTTGCAGATATTCCGATTCACCGAACGCAATATACTGGTCAGCAGGGATCGACGGAATGGTTATCATCACCCGCCCATCTTTGCTGTTTGCCATTGCCTCCTCTCGTATTTTCTGCATGTCAGGTTCAAGACGCACTTCCGCTCCAAAACGGCCTTTATAATCTTCTATGATGCCATTTGCGGTGTTGCGGATCATTATCGCAATCACGGTAGTCACGATAACGCCCAAAATGATTGCGCCGATCAGAATGTTTCTGCCTCTATTTTGCCTAACATTGTGAAGGGCATTTTTTAAAATATACATGTTCTCTCCTCCTGAAAATCCTTTTGCGACGAGCCCCGGCTTCTCATCGGAATACAGCATACCGTCCCAATCTAACTTTAATCTAACTTTGGATTTCAACATAAAAAATAACCGGCAGATTCATCTGCCGGTTAACCGGTTAGACCTCATTCTATTCGTGTGGTAGATCCATGCGAAATAACACGCCATTGTCCACATTGTCAAGCGCAAACGGGATTCCCATGAAATCGAGAGCTTTTTTCACAATGGTAAGGCCCAGGCCGCTGCGCCCCTGACTCCGGCTTCTGGCTTTATCCTCGCGGTAAAAAGGCTCAAAGAGCTTAGGCAGCATTTTCTCTTGAATCCTCACGCCATTGTTGAAGACACAAAGACGTACGCCTTTTTTCATTTCCTGCGTATAGATATGAATTTGTCCGCCATCCGGCGTATTTTGAACCGCGTTCATGATAATGTTGGACAACGCTTTGCGGAACAGCTTCGGATCCAATGTGCAGCATAGGTTCTCTGGAATATCCACATCGATGCGTTGCTCTCTTACATCTGCTAATGTTCGGTAGAAGGAAAGAATACTTGTCATAAATTCGTTAAGATTGATTCGCTCTTGTTCCTGTACGGTCATGTCATTGCTCAACGTCACAATTTCTAAGATCTCCGAGACCAGTTTATTTTGTTCATTCATCATTTTCAAACATTCGCGTAGATATTTGGGATATTCCGCGGGCGCAATCACATGTTCCAGCATCCCCTCCAGCAATGCACTGGTGGCAGCGATGGGCGTCTTTAACTCATGCGAAGCCGCAGAGAAAAAATATCGCTGATTTTCTTCCATTTCTTTTTCCCGTTCAATTTCGATTTCCAATTGCTGAATCGTGACTTGCAGGGTTTTATACATTTTGTAGACATCTCCGGCAAGCTGACCAATCTCGTCTTTGCGGGAAGCTGGAGCAGACACCGGCTCCAAATCAGACATTTTCTTCGTGTCTTTCGCGATTTTTTCAATAGGCTTTGCGATTTGTCTGGCAAATAGGGCTGCGGCAAGGAGACTTGCCATGAAAATCAATACAAAAGCGAAAACCATTTTTTCTATAAATTCGCTATATACTTTAGTTCCAGATATCGTACCCGTAACATATAAGGTTACGCCCCCGGAAGCTTTCACCAGGAATTGAAACCGCTCGCTGGAATCTCCGGTTATAAAATGAAATTTACGCTCCGTCAATACATTTCCTTTGACGATTACATTGTTTGATGGCGGTAACTCGATATCATTTTGTATCATGTTAAAATTTTCAGTTTGATATAAAATTTGTCCATCAGCAGCCTCCAAGCAAAATTCAAAGGAGGTGTTTTTTTCGTGAAAGCTATTAGCCATATTCCTAATTTCATCATCAGATTTTCCATGTAGATGATTGAGAAGAGGTTGAAATACCTCTGATATTTGCTGGCGCTGCGTTGACTCAACGACCGATTTGACTTGGTCGAAGAAAAAGATAAACATAAAAAATATAACAAAAAGCAATATCAACGCGGTATAGAAAAACACCTTTCCATAAATTCCAAAAAATCTACGCTGTATGATCCTCGACCTCCAAACAATAGCCAATCCCCTTTACGGTTTTGATGATACTCTTAGGCAATTTATCCCTCAGCTTTTTGATGCTTGCGTGAATAATACCCTCGTTGCCGTCAAAATCATATCCCCAAATCTTAATCAGCAACGTTTCATGTGACACAATTTTATGTCTGTTTTGTGCAAGCAGCATCAATATCTCGAATTCCTTTGGCGACAGCTGAATTTTTTCGCCGCTGTATTCCACTCCGTAGGTTTCGGGGAATAATGTCAGCTTTCCCGCTGTAATTTCTTTTTTGATGGCCCCGCTGCGTCGTAGAAGAGCTTCCACACGTTTGACAAGAATCGGCATAGAGAACGGCTTGGTGACATAATCATCCACTTCATTAGTAAAAGCGGTCAGTTGGTTCCGATCATCGCTCAAAGCGGTCATCATCAATACCGGGGTGTCGTTTATTTTACGAAACTCCTTCAAAAGCTCCTGTCCGTTCGTGCCAGGCAGCATAATGTCCAGTATGATGAGGTGGTACTGTGTGTTATAAAATCGCTCCAGCGCGTCATCGCCATCCGAACACGTATCGATCCGATAACCCGCGCTTTGCAAAAATTTTTGGACCATCGATCTAATATGCTCATCATCCTCGACAACCAAGATTCTAATCTCCATAATCTCACCCGACACCACTATAACATGATAATCTAACTTTCATCTAACTGGGATGTAACATCATTGCCTTAAATCATTTTCCAGAAATGCAACTGCATGACAAAGGTGTTTTTTACGCTTCTGCTCAACGGGATTGAATTACATCTTTCACTTTGTGGACGGAATGC contains the following coding sequences:
- a CDS encoding HAMP domain-containing sensor histidine kinase; its protein translation is MFFYTALILLFVIFFMFIFFFDQVKSVVESTQRQQISEVFQPLLNHLHGKSDDEIRNMANSFHEKNTSFEFCLEAADGQILYQTENFNMIQNDIELPPSNNVIVKGNVLTERKFHFITGDSSERFQFLVKASGGVTLYVTGTISGTKVYSEFIEKMVFAFVLIFMASLLAAALFARQIAKPIEKIAKDTKKMSDLEPVSAPASRKDEIGQLAGDVYKMYKTLQVTIQQLEIEIEREKEMEENQRYFFSAASHELKTPIAATSALLEGMLEHVIAPAEYPKYLRECLKMMNEQNKLVSEILEIVTLSNDMTVQEQERINLNEFMTSILSFYRTLADVREQRIDVDIPENLCCTLDPKLFRKALSNIIMNAVQNTPDGGQIHIYTQEMKKGVRLCVFNNGVRIQEKMLPKLFEPFYREDKARSRSQGRSGLGLTIVKKALDFMGIPFALDNVDNGVLFRMDLPHE
- a CDS encoding ABC transporter ATP-binding protein; protein product: MSVLTLKNVSYKYDGAKKHVLKEVSTAFEPGKVYTIIGKSGSGKSTLLSLMSGLDTCKEGAIYYRGDDLKKIDRDDYRAKSIGVIFQAYNLLTNATAVQNIVLSMNISKSPEKDKKAFAYEILEKVGIDRETADRPVLKLSGGEQQRVGIARALSHHPDLIIADEPTGNLDKDTEVEILKIFTSLAHEEGKCVIIVTHSKKVTSIADEVLGIHAGRLFLVGETD
- a CDS encoding ABC transporter permease; the encoded protein is MLKSKVRLKLDWDGMLYSDEKPGLVAKGFSGGENMYILKNALHNVRQNRGRNILIGAIILGVIVTTVIAIMIRNTANGIIEDYKGRFGAEVRLEPDMQKIREEAMANSKDGRVMITIPSIPADQYIAFGESEYLQNSVYTARTGVNSENITAIDAELGPGSGMMRMGGGPGMSQDEPMQFMLSLLGNQFTEFEGGMRELAEGRMPGERNEAIISTDLAEQNGIQIGDKLSLYSELTNRAEGERADISYELTVVGTYYDVTDEYAEGSMKNAFTNRRNEILTTYDTVVQEIQPEMSGIKVEATYYLKQPDMLDAFAEEVYDKGLEQTFNVTTDEASYNKIIGPVEGLKGVAVTFMAVVLILGGIIIALLSSMSIRERKYEIGVLRAMGLKKGKVAFGLWSEIMIITCVCLAVGLGVGSLSAQPVTNALLANQIELAEEAANQPSGGMMMMAPQSSFSSTDVEPLSSIDLSLNMNAALQIIGIALLLVSVASLISISRITKYEPIKILMERN
- a CDS encoding response regulator transcription factor, giving the protein MEIRILVVEDDEHIRSMVQKFLQSAGYRIDTCSDGDDALERFYNTQYHLIILDIMLPGTNGQELLKEFRKINDTPVLMMTALSDDRNQLTAFTNEVDDYVTKPFSMPILVKRVEALLRRSGAIKKEITAGKLTLFPETYGVEYSGEKIQLSPKEFEILMLLAQNRHKIVSHETLLIKIWGYDFDGNEGIIHASIKKLRDKLPKSIIKTVKGIGYCLEVEDHTA